A part of Corynebacterium mustelae genomic DNA contains:
- a CDS encoding amidase family protein produces the protein MDATDWVGTDDVAGGVEHCLAVIVEKDKQINAFEHVFAESARKRAAKLDKLSPKDRGPLHGLPVAIKAENNVLGVPTSFGTHANITPPAVESAVVRRLREAGAVIIGTTRMPECGAWPVTETDRVISRNPLNTDFSPGGSSGGSAAAVAAGMVPVAIGGDGGGSIRIPAAVCGLFGLKPQLGRISVAPYPHLWHNLGVVGPLTKSARDLRLLYRVLAGNEPTDQYPAAAPMAENMLCVAPAPRLRIGTVMKASFPGIAVDKVHRDAVAKVASLLDGEVVAEVDLPKVTGTFIPLYYASIAGEVEYMEHPEDLDSKTKQLVAFGNAVPKPVVSLLKKRSIQHAATVNDLFARFDLLITPVIAPRPAPAGFLNGISAVKAQLKSAPYAAFTALFNVTGHPAMSVPVGYSAADGLPVAVQLAAAEHQENLLIDAAEYIHDKLKDRTWG, from the coding sequence ATGGATGCCACTGATTGGGTTGGTACTGATGACGTGGCCGGTGGGGTTGAGCATTGCTTGGCAGTGATCGTAGAAAAAGACAAACAGATTAACGCTTTTGAACACGTCTTTGCGGAGTCAGCTCGCAAACGGGCAGCGAAATTGGACAAACTTTCTCCGAAAGATCGTGGACCATTGCATGGATTACCGGTAGCTATTAAAGCGGAGAACAACGTTCTCGGTGTGCCTACCTCTTTTGGCACCCACGCTAATATCACCCCGCCTGCGGTGGAAAGTGCGGTGGTGCGGAGGCTACGTGAGGCTGGTGCCGTTATTATCGGCACAACTCGGATGCCGGAATGTGGCGCGTGGCCGGTGACGGAAACAGACCGGGTTATTAGCCGCAATCCGCTTAACACTGATTTTAGTCCAGGTGGATCTTCTGGTGGCTCGGCAGCTGCAGTTGCTGCGGGCATGGTTCCGGTTGCAATCGGAGGTGATGGTGGCGGTTCGATCCGTATCCCGGCAGCCGTGTGCGGATTATTTGGGTTGAAACCGCAATTGGGGCGGATTTCTGTTGCCCCGTATCCGCACTTGTGGCATAACTTGGGAGTGGTTGGACCTTTAACCAAATCGGCTCGGGATTTGCGGTTGCTATATAGGGTATTGGCGGGAAATGAGCCGACCGACCAGTATCCGGCGGCAGCCCCAATGGCTGAAAACATGTTATGTGTTGCGCCAGCGCCTCGGTTGCGAATCGGTACTGTGATGAAAGCTTCATTTCCTGGAATCGCTGTTGATAAGGTGCACCGAGATGCGGTAGCCAAAGTGGCGTCATTATTGGATGGCGAAGTGGTTGCCGAGGTCGATTTACCTAAGGTTACTGGTACTTTTATCCCGTTGTATTACGCTTCGATTGCTGGTGAAGTTGAGTACATGGAGCATCCGGAAGATCTGGATAGTAAAACGAAACAATTAGTTGCGTTTGGTAATGCGGTCCCGAAGCCGGTGGTGTCGCTACTAAAGAAACGAAGTATTCAACATGCAGCAACAGTTAATGATCTTTTCGCGCGGTTTGATTTGCTCATTACCCCAGTAATCGCTCCCCGGCCAGCACCTGCGGGTTTTCTTAATGGCATATCTGCGGTTAAAGCTCAACTAAAGTCAGCTCCGTATGCCGCTTTTACCGCTTTATTTAATGTGACAGGGCACCCTGCCATGAGCGTTCCAGTGGGATACTCTGCTGCGGATGGGCTTCCGGTTGCGGTGCAACTTGCCGCTGCGGAACACCAGGAGAATCTACTCATTGATGCAGCCGAATATATTCATGACAAGCTTAAAGATAGAACATGGGGTTAA